From Solea senegalensis isolate Sse05_10M linkage group LG7, IFAPA_SoseM_1, whole genome shotgun sequence, a single genomic window includes:
- the LOC122772250 gene encoding interleukin-17C-like: MERTVTHSHMCGLIMAWVWQMVSCLGSLLLLSHRASSAADGSRRCISRRRWDKLSLSFSWPPPPPPPPGQENKRTCAQAGGDASKRSLAPWRYKVDRDVDRIPPNMGFAECLCRGCVVNQREDLSYNSVPVTVQVTVLRRKQCPTNKHNKHNKHKYLLTIESIKVPVACMCVVPKSNK, translated from the exons ATGGAGCGCAcggtcacacactcacacatgtgcgGACTCATCATGGCTTGGGTCTGGCAGATG GTCTCGTGCCTCGGCTCCCTGCTGCTCCTCAGTCACCGCGCCTCCTCTGCAGCTGACGGCTCCCGCAGGTGCATCAGCAGGAGACGCTGGGACAAGCTCAGTCTCTCGTTTTCctggccgccgccgccgccgccgccgcccgGCCAGGAAAACAAGCGCACCTGCGCCCAAGCGGGAGGGGACGCGAGTAAACGCTCTCTGGCCCCGTGGAGGTACAA AGTGGACAGAGACGTGGACAGGATCCCTCCTAACATGGGCTTTGCAGAGTGCCTGTGTCGAGGCTGCGTGGTGAACCAGCGTGAGGACCTGAGCTACAACTCTGTGCCTGTGACGGTGCAGGTGACGGTGCTGAGGAGGAAACAGTGTCCAACCAACAAGCACAACAAGCACAACAAGCACAAGTATCTGCTCACCATCGAGTCCATCAAAGTCCCCGTGGCCTGCATGTGTGTCGTCCCCAAATCCAACAAATGA
- the LOC122772247 gene encoding beta-1,3-galactosyltransferase 2-like, which produces MWRRRPMLLFPAFFISLFLLRKDFRHMLTFIPGIIKNQVSAESGPYVSPGLYLVEYPYQYHFIMNEPQKCAEQKPFVVLMVHVAPQNRAHRDIIRKTWGSESVVLDKVVTVMFLLGLYTGEGGEQLREQLLQESEEHRDLIQSDFVDCYKNLTIKTMVMMEWLDTYCSNAFYAMKIDSDVFLNVPNLIALLSNAPKSYYMTGRVERGAEVLRNSTSKWFVPEEIYPQYFYPTYALGLGYIMSLDLPKKLAEAAKHIKALYIEDVYVGMCMEHLGIPFTDPPSVLDFNVSPVIYNRCAFHSLIATTVEDHVNLLSLWEHFHSSDTFYCDQFNLNEYVQQSKIRLSGQIHPTPRSTSIIISDQ; this is translated from the coding sequence ATGTGGAGGAGGAGACCCATGCTGTTGTTTCCAGCGTTCTTCATATCCCTCTTTCTCCTCCGTAAAGATTTCAGACACATGTTAACCTTCATCCCTGGAATCATCAAAAACCAAGTATCTGCAGAATCGGGTCCTTATGTGTCTCCAGGTCTGTATTTGGTGGAATATCCTTACCAGTATCACTTCATCATGAATGAGCCGCAGAAATGTGCCGAGCAGAAGCCTTTCGTGGTTCTGATGGTCCACGTGGCGCCACAGAACAGGGCTCATCGTGACATCATCCGTAAAACATGGGGAAGTGAAAGTGTGGTACTGGACAAAGTGGTGACGGTGATGTTCCTGCTGGGGCTGTACACTGGAGAGGGAGGCGAGCAGCTCCGAGAACAGCTTCTGCAGGAGAGCGAGGAGCACCGGGACCTGATCCAGAGCGACTTTGTGGACTGCTACAAGAACCTGACCATCAAGACCATGGTGATGATGGAGTGGCTGGACACCTACTGCTCCAACGCCTTCTACGCCATGAAGATCGATTCGGACGTGTTCCTGAACGTTCCCAATCTCATCGCACTGTTGTCAAACGCTCCAAAGTCGTACTACATGACCGGCCGCGTAGAGAGAGGAGCTGAAGTTCTTAGAAATTCAACATCAAAATGGTTTGTTCCTGAGGAGATTTACCCTCAATACTTTTACCCCACATATGCTCTTGGTTTGGGCTACATCATGTCTTTGGACCTCCCAAAGAAACTGGCGGAGGCAGCCAAACACATCAAAGCTCTTTACATTGAAGACGTGTATGTGGGCATGTGCATGGAGCACTTGGGCATCCCCTTCACTGACCCTCCAAGTGTGTTGGATTTTAACGTTTCTCCTGTGATCTACAATCGCTGTGCTTTCCATAGCCTCATAGCCACAACGGTTGAGGACCACGTCAACCTTTTATCGCTTTGGGAACACTTTCACAGCTCTGACACATTTTACTGTGACCAATTCAACCTAAACGAGTATGTACAACAATCGAAAAttagattatctggccaaatacACCCAACCCCAAGATCCACAAGTATAATTATTAGTGACCAATAA